Proteins encoded within one genomic window of Triticum aestivum cultivar Chinese Spring chromosome 2D, IWGSC CS RefSeq v2.1, whole genome shotgun sequence:
- the LOC123051967 gene encoding serine/arginine-rich SC35-like splicing factor SCL33: MRRGYSYSPSPPPRGYRGRARSPSPRDRYDGRGRDLPTSLLVRNLRRDCRPDDLRRPFAQFGRLKDVYIPRDYYTQEPRGFGFVQYFDPNDAADAKYYMDGQVILGREVAVVFAQENRKKPAEMRTRESSRGRSYDRRHSPSPRRRPSYRGRSYSRSPSPRPARRRFRDESPSRSRSPSGSRSASPLDGKYGRSSRRERSISVSG; the protein is encoded by the exons ATGAGAAGAGGCTACAGCTACAGTCCATCCCCGCCACCAAGAGGCTACAGGGGAAGGGCCCGTAGCCCAAGTCCCCGTGATCGTTATGATGGTCGGGGTAGAGATCTCCCAACCAGCCTTTTGGTCAGGAACCTTCGTCGTGACTGCAG GCCAGATGACCTTCGCCGACCATTTGCACAGTTTGGTCGTCTTAAAGACGTATATATTCCAAGGGATTACTATACTCA GGAGCCGCGGGGATTTGGGTTTGTGCAATACTTTGATCCCAACGATGCGGCAGACGCTAAATACTACATGGATGGACAGGTCATTCTTGGTAGAGAAGTTGCAGTTGTTTTTGCACAGGAGAACAGAAAGAAGCCTGCTGAGATGAGAACCAGAGAAAG TAGCAGAGGTCGGTCTTACGATCGGAGGCACTCTCCTTCCCCAAGGCGGCGGCCATCTTACCGCGGCCGAAGCTACTCAAG GTCTCCATCACCTCGGCCCGCAAGGCGGAGGTTCAGAGACGAGTCTCCCTCGCGCTCCCGCTCGCCCAGTGGATCGAGGAGCGCGAGTCCATTGGATGGGAAGTATGGCAGGTCCTCACGAAGAGAGAGGTCGATTTCGGTTAGCGGATGA